The following are encoded together in the Raineyella sp. LH-20 genome:
- a CDS encoding LemA family protein: MNGLIIFLILLVLVVIGVVGWTIGAYNGLVRLRNRVQESWRQIDVELNRRYELIPNLVETVRGYASHERGTLEDIVRLRNQAASLAAQGGATPSARRAEVEEQLSGAISGLMVSVEAYPNLKANTNFLELQRALAETEDRIAAGRRYYNANVREYNTKIESFPTNMIAGNFHFEKAAYFEVNETARTSPDVNFGDIGSRGQGAPQALPQQQSGTPAMPTGWGQGEGQQQYQPQPGQGQQGQGQPGPQGQPGPQWPQNPQQ, encoded by the coding sequence ATGAACGGGCTCATCATCTTCCTCATCCTCCTCGTGCTGGTCGTCATCGGCGTCGTCGGCTGGACGATCGGGGCCTACAACGGCCTGGTCCGTCTGCGCAACCGGGTGCAGGAGTCGTGGCGCCAGATCGACGTCGAGCTGAACCGCCGCTACGAGCTGATCCCGAACCTCGTCGAAACGGTCCGCGGGTATGCCTCGCACGAGCGGGGGACGCTGGAGGACATCGTCCGGCTGCGCAACCAGGCAGCGTCGCTGGCCGCGCAGGGGGGCGCCACTCCGTCGGCCCGGCGGGCTGAGGTCGAGGAGCAGCTGTCCGGGGCCATCAGCGGCCTGATGGTGAGCGTCGAGGCGTACCCGAACCTGAAGGCGAACACGAACTTCCTCGAACTCCAGCGCGCCCTGGCCGAGACCGAGGACCGGATCGCTGCCGGGCGCCGCTACTACAACGCGAACGTACGGGAATACAACACCAAGATCGAGTCGTTCCCGACGAACATGATCGCGGGCAACTTCCACTTCGAGAAGGCCGCCTACTTCGAGGTCAACGAGACGGCACGTACGTCGCCGGACGTGAACTTCGGCGACATCGGCTCCCGTGGTCAGGGGGCGCCGCAGGCGCTGCCACAGCAGCAGTCCGGCACCCCGGCGATGCCGACCGGATGGGGCCAGGGCGAGGGCCAGCAGCAGTACCAGCCGCAGCCCGGTCAGGGGCAGCAGGGTCAGGGGCAGCCCGGCCCCCAAGGGCAGCCCGGGCCGCAGTGGCCGCAGAACCCTCAGCAGTGA
- a CDS encoding GntR family transcriptional regulator, translating to MDPSATTPGDLLAKLSTDQEGGTATKRVRVRRRLEDLIDTGLKPGDAIPSERALVAALGVSRVTVRQAIADLVEVGRLERVHGKGTYVTGPQVDSQLHLTSFSREMRERGLRPETKVLAASQVAADAEVAEKLHVPVGRPVVRVERLRLADGTPMAHEVGYYPSALFPGLLEQKLDTLYEIFATKYGFVVSSGYQTVRSEAADAIHAHVLQIPRKAPLLVQERVTKSGDTTMEFATSWYRADRYRIHMKITPAGANGS from the coding sequence GTGGACCCATCGGCGACGACGCCCGGTGATCTCTTGGCCAAGCTCTCGACCGACCAGGAGGGCGGGACCGCCACCAAGCGAGTCCGTGTGCGCCGGAGGCTCGAGGATCTGATCGACACCGGGCTCAAACCGGGTGACGCCATTCCTTCCGAACGCGCGCTGGTGGCCGCCCTCGGGGTGAGTCGGGTGACCGTACGCCAGGCGATCGCCGATCTGGTCGAGGTCGGTCGACTCGAACGGGTGCACGGCAAGGGGACGTACGTCACCGGTCCTCAGGTCGACTCCCAACTGCACCTGACCTCGTTCTCCCGCGAGATGCGCGAGCGAGGCCTGCGTCCCGAGACCAAGGTGCTCGCGGCGAGCCAGGTGGCCGCCGACGCCGAGGTCGCCGAGAAGCTGCACGTGCCGGTCGGCCGACCGGTGGTCCGGGTCGAGCGACTGCGGCTCGCCGACGGCACACCGATGGCGCACGAGGTGGGCTACTACCCGTCCGCGCTGTTCCCGGGCCTGCTGGAACAGAAGCTCGACACGCTCTACGAGATCTTCGCCACGAAGTACGGCTTCGTGGTGTCGTCGGGCTACCAGACCGTACGCTCCGAGGCCGCCGACGCGATCCACGCCCACGTCCTCCAGATCCCGCGCAAGGCCCCGCTGCTGGTGCAGGAACGGGTGACGAAGAGCGGCGACACCACGATGGAGTTCGCCACGTCGTGGTATCGAGCCGACCGCTACCGGATCCACATGAAGATCACCCCGGCGGGCGCCAACGGGTCCTGA
- the fbaA gene encoding class II fructose-bisphosphate aldolase, with protein MPIATPEVYADMLDRAKANGFAYPAINVTSSQTLTAALRGFAEAESDGIVQISTGGAEYLSGSTVKDKVTGAVALAEFAHVVAKNYPINVALHTDHCQKDKLDSYVRPLIAVSQERVDAGKEPLFQSHMWDGSAVPLGENLEIAQELLAKAVAARIILEVEIGVVGGEEDGVVGEINDKLYTTPEDALATVEALGLGDKGRYLTALTFGNVHGVYKPGNVKLRPEILKQCQDAIQAKYGTEKGLDLVFHGGSGSLPQEIADAVSYGVVKMNVDTDTQYAFTRPVVEHMFRNYDGVLKIDGEVGNKKQYDPRTWGKAAEAGMAARVVEACQNLNAVGTHK; from the coding sequence ATGCCCATCGCAACTCCTGAGGTCTACGCCGACATGCTGGACCGGGCCAAGGCGAACGGCTTCGCCTACCCGGCCATCAACGTCACCTCGTCGCAGACCCTGACCGCTGCGCTGCGCGGATTCGCCGAGGCGGAGTCCGACGGCATCGTCCAGATCTCCACCGGTGGTGCGGAGTACCTCTCCGGCTCCACCGTGAAGGACAAGGTCACCGGTGCGGTGGCCCTCGCCGAGTTCGCCCACGTCGTGGCCAAGAACTACCCGATCAACGTGGCCCTGCACACCGACCACTGCCAGAAGGACAAGCTCGACTCCTACGTACGTCCGCTGATCGCCGTCTCCCAGGAGCGGGTCGATGCGGGCAAGGAGCCGCTCTTCCAGTCGCACATGTGGGACGGTTCGGCCGTTCCGCTGGGCGAGAACCTGGAGATCGCCCAGGAGCTGCTCGCCAAGGCTGTCGCCGCCCGGATCATCCTCGAGGTCGAGATCGGCGTCGTCGGTGGCGAGGAGGACGGTGTCGTCGGCGAGATCAACGACAAGCTCTACACCACCCCCGAGGACGCCCTGGCGACCGTCGAGGCTCTCGGCCTCGGTGACAAGGGCCGCTACCTGACCGCGCTGACCTTCGGCAACGTGCACGGCGTCTACAAGCCGGGCAACGTCAAGCTGCGCCCGGAGATCCTCAAGCAGTGCCAGGACGCCATCCAGGCCAAGTACGGCACCGAGAAGGGCCTCGACCTGGTCTTCCACGGTGGCTCCGGCTCGCTGCCGCAGGAGATCGCCGACGCCGTCTCGTACGGCGTGGTGAAGATGAACGTCGACACCGACACCCAGTACGCCTTCACCCGCCCGGTCGTGGAGCACATGTTCCGCAACTACGACGGTGTGCTGAAGATCGACGGCGAGGTCGGCAACAAGAAGCAGTACGACCCCCGCACCTGGGGCAAGGCCGCCGAGGCCGGCATGGCTGCCCGCGTCGTCGAGGCCTGCCAGAACCTGAACGCGGTCGGCACCCACAAGTGA
- a CDS encoding DUF3151 domain-containing protein: MSETHHNLLADDAPVTRLPTDPAVAELADHGRERFLDIVCAYPQSSLCWALLAEGSLNMGSQDGDVAAYAYARTGYHRGLDLLRRNGWKGAGAVPWEHEPNRGFLKALWALAVAAHRIGEDDEFQRCAQFLRDCSQAGYDVLTAERPVDRGTGNEGVGDGTDEQMDEVVEEAGERQTGSPMSGPNRDEREAWAAEEDEPSDRVLDSPYAG; encoded by the coding sequence ATGAGCGAGACCCACCACAACCTGCTGGCCGATGATGCTCCGGTGACGCGGCTGCCGACGGACCCGGCAGTCGCCGAACTCGCCGATCACGGTCGAGAGCGGTTCCTTGACATTGTGTGCGCCTACCCGCAGTCCAGTCTGTGCTGGGCGCTGTTGGCCGAGGGTTCGCTCAACATGGGCTCGCAGGACGGGGACGTCGCTGCGTACGCCTATGCGCGGACCGGTTACCACCGCGGCCTGGACCTGCTGCGTCGCAACGGCTGGAAGGGTGCCGGCGCGGTGCCGTGGGAGCACGAACCCAACCGAGGCTTCCTCAAGGCGCTGTGGGCGCTGGCGGTCGCTGCGCACCGGATCGGCGAGGACGACGAGTTCCAGCGCTGTGCCCAGTTCCTCCGCGACTGCTCGCAGGCCGGCTACGACGTCCTCACCGCTGAGCGGCCGGTCGACCGCGGCACCGGCAACGAGGGTGTCGGTGACGGCACCGACGAGCAGATGGACGAGGTGGTCGAGGAGGCCGGCGAGCGGCAGACCGGCTCCCCGATGTCCGGGCCGAACCGCGACGAGCGCGAGGCCTGGGCCGCCGAGGAGGACGAGCCCTCCGACCGGGTGCTGGACAGCCCGTACGCCGGCTGA
- a CDS encoding adenylosuccinate synthase, whose product MSGIIVIGTQWGDEGKGKATDQLGDSVDYVVRYSGGNNAGHTVVVNGESFAMHLLPSGILNENAIPCIANGVVVDLAVLFQEIDDLAARGVDTDRLLISPNAHLITPYHQTMDKVTERFLGKRKIGTTGRGIGPAYADKVNRLGLRVQDLFDASILHQKVEAALAQKNQLLVKMYNRREVDAEQITEGLLEYAERVRPHVADVARVLNGALDEGKTVLFEGAQAHHLDVDHGTYPYVTSSNPTAGGALTGSGVGPTRIERVIGIAKAYTTRVGEGPFPTELFDQDGDKLREIGHEYGVTTGRKRRCGWFDALVVEAAATYNGATDIFLTKLDVLSGWDRIPVCVAYDINGERVETLPANQTDFHHAKPVYEFLDGWSEDISGCRTFEDLPVNAQRYVHRLEELVRCRISGIGVGPGREQVVMIHDLVGPVVG is encoded by the coding sequence GTGTCCGGAATCATCGTGATCGGCACCCAGTGGGGTGATGAGGGCAAGGGCAAGGCGACCGACCAGCTCGGCGATTCGGTCGACTACGTCGTCCGCTACTCCGGCGGCAACAACGCCGGTCACACCGTCGTGGTGAACGGCGAGTCCTTCGCCATGCACCTGCTGCCGTCCGGCATCCTCAACGAGAACGCGATCCCCTGCATCGCCAACGGCGTCGTGGTCGACCTGGCGGTCCTGTTCCAGGAGATCGACGACCTCGCCGCCCGTGGGGTGGACACCGACCGCCTGCTCATCTCGCCCAACGCGCACCTGATCACCCCGTACCACCAGACGATGGACAAGGTGACCGAACGCTTCCTCGGCAAGCGGAAGATCGGCACCACCGGCCGCGGCATCGGCCCGGCGTACGCGGACAAGGTCAACCGGCTCGGCCTGCGCGTCCAGGACCTCTTCGACGCGTCGATCCTGCACCAGAAGGTGGAGGCCGCGCTGGCCCAGAAGAACCAGCTGCTGGTCAAGATGTACAACCGCCGCGAGGTGGACGCCGAACAGATCACCGAGGGCCTGCTGGAGTACGCCGAGCGCGTCCGCCCGCACGTCGCCGACGTCGCCCGCGTCCTCAACGGTGCGCTGGACGAGGGCAAGACCGTGCTGTTCGAGGGGGCCCAGGCGCACCACCTCGACGTGGACCACGGCACCTACCCGTACGTCACCTCCTCCAACCCCACCGCCGGCGGTGCGCTGACCGGCTCCGGGGTCGGCCCGACCCGGATCGAGCGGGTGATCGGCATCGCCAAGGCCTACACCACCCGGGTGGGCGAGGGGCCGTTCCCGACCGAGCTGTTCGACCAGGACGGCGACAAGCTGCGCGAGATCGGCCACGAGTACGGCGTCACCACCGGGCGGAAGCGCCGCTGCGGCTGGTTCGACGCGCTCGTCGTCGAGGCCGCGGCGACCTACAACGGGGCCACCGACATCTTCCTCACCAAGCTCGACGTGCTCTCCGGCTGGGACAGGATCCCGGTCTGCGTGGCGTACGACATCAACGGTGAGCGGGTCGAGACGCTGCCGGCGAACCAGACCGACTTCCACCACGCGAAGCCGGTCTACGAGTTCCTCGACGGCTGGAGCGAGGACATCAGCGGCTGCCGTACGTTCGAGGACCTGCCGGTCAACGCGCAGCGCTACGTCCACCGCCTCGAGGAGCTCGTCCGGTGCCGGATCTCCGGCATCGGCGTCGGCCCGGGGCGCGAGCAGGTCGTGATGATCCACGATCTGGTCGGTCCGGTCGTTGGCTGA
- a CDS encoding nucleoside phosphorylase — MAEPGVLPEAPFPLDSSADLAADLDEAGFLEPSELYPRADVPTTVVLAFLPQTVQEIGEREGSRLSRTISDVLEPRPLHEREHRGVRVGWCYPSMGAPHTAMVMEELIALGVRRFVAVGSAGVLRSELVMGHPFVVTSALRDEGTSSQYLLPSPVVEADPVGVRACREALVEAGVGFSAGRTWTTDAIYRETRGRVQRRMDQGCAVVEMEAAAMMAVARYRQVRLGQILFGADSLAGEAWDSRAWPTAAAVHEAMFWWAMDAAVRLAELDGGAQRS; from the coding sequence TTGGCTGAGCCGGGCGTGCTCCCCGAGGCGCCGTTCCCGCTGGATTCCTCCGCGGATCTGGCGGCGGACCTGGACGAGGCGGGCTTCCTCGAGCCCTCGGAGCTCTACCCGCGCGCCGATGTCCCGACGACCGTCGTGCTGGCGTTCCTCCCGCAGACCGTTCAGGAGATCGGCGAGCGGGAGGGGTCGCGGCTGAGCCGTACGATCAGCGACGTCCTCGAGCCGCGCCCACTGCATGAGCGCGAGCATCGGGGCGTACGGGTCGGCTGGTGCTATCCGTCGATGGGCGCGCCGCACACGGCGATGGTGATGGAGGAACTCATCGCCCTCGGCGTCCGCCGGTTCGTCGCGGTGGGCTCGGCCGGCGTGCTGCGCTCCGAACTGGTGATGGGGCATCCCTTCGTCGTCACCAGTGCGCTGCGCGACGAGGGGACGAGCAGCCAGTACCTGCTGCCGTCGCCGGTGGTCGAGGCGGACCCGGTCGGCGTCCGGGCCTGCCGGGAGGCCCTGGTCGAGGCCGGGGTGGGCTTCTCGGCCGGACGGACCTGGACCACCGACGCTATTTACCGGGAGACGCGCGGTCGGGTGCAGCGTCGGATGGACCAGGGCTGCGCCGTGGTGGAGATGGAGGCCGCGGCGATGATGGCGGTGGCCCGTTACCGGCAGGTCCGTCTCGGCCAGATCCTCTTCGGTGCGGACTCGTTGGCCGGGGAGGCCTGGGACTCCCGGGCCTGGCCGACCGCGGCGGCGGTCCACGAGGCGATGTTCTGGTGGGCGATGGATGCGGCCGTACGGTTGGCGGAGCTGGACGGCGGCGCCCAACGGTCCTGA